A single genomic interval of Lathyrus oleraceus cultivar Zhongwan6 chromosome 7, CAAS_Psat_ZW6_1.0, whole genome shotgun sequence harbors:
- the LOC127100655 gene encoding F-box/LRR-repeat protein At4g14103 isoform X5 → MQIITSQLTTHSSNQVISGITMSNSAPEDETAILPESKRLKHGNENEDKLSDLPDCVILHILSFLNAKEVVRTCILSTRLKNFWKRVPTLVLHSTDFSTFKSFTKFVSKILSLRDGSIALQTLDFERVGSIEPHLLKRIVNYAFARNVQRFGMSVKGDICHILPCISSCRTLTSLKLSVSPKGRHNYGRTMFPKSLDLPALTSLHLGNFAFCASEKGRTEPFSAFNKLNSLVIDNCTVKDAQVLCILSETLVNLTMRNQSSDLYKIELAAPSLCMFTFCGTPYQKLCGSNLSSVEEVNIDAEMLSNYTEPPLVLLSWLLELANIKSLTVSASTLQVLSLIPDLLKDKLTSLCNLKSLKVQMKPLSYGLSMTLRTAKLQKESKAGSEPSSSIPDGIVDFLIQNSPSAEVDIIDCSSLLWMTCGSGYNS, encoded by the exons ATGCAAATCATCACATCACAACTCACAACTCACTCGTCAAACCAG GTAATTAGCGGAATAACGATGTCGAATTCAGCACCAGAAGATGAGACAGCGATTCTTCCCGAATCGAAAAGATTAAAGCATGGAAACGAAAACGAAGATAAGCTTAGTGATTTACCAGATTGTGTTATTCTTCACATATTATCGTTTTTGAACGCCAAAGAAGTAGTTAGAACTTGCATTTTGTCCACGAGAttgaagaatttttggaaacGTGTTCCTACTCTTGTATTGCATTCTACTGATTTTTCTACTTTCAAGAGTTTTACCAAATTCGTTTCTAAGATTTTGTCACTTCGTGATGGTTCTATTGCACTgcaaactcttgattttgaacGTGTAGGTAGTATTGAGCCTCACCTACTTAAAAGAATTGTGAACTATGCTTTTGCTCGAAATGTTCAGCGATTCGGAATGTCTGTGAAAGGTGATATTTGTCATATTCTTCCTTGTATTTCTTCGTGTCGGACTTTGACTTCTCTTAAGCTTTCAGTTTCGCCTAAAGGGCGTCATAATTATGGGCGAACGATGTTTCCTAAATCGTTGGATTTGCCAGCTTTAACAAGCTTGCATCTAGGGAATTTTGCCTTTTGTGCTAGTGAAAAAGGCCGAACTGAGCCCTTTTCGGCTTTTAACAAGTTGAATAGTTTGGTAATTGACAACTGTACAGTGAAAGATGCACAAGTTCTTTGCATATTAAGTGAGACACTTGTCAATTTGACTATGCGTAATCAGTCTTCGGATCTTTACAAAATCGAGCTGGCTGCTCCAAGTCTTTGCATGTTTACTTTTTGCGGCACCCCTTATCAGAAGCTTTGTGGAAGCAACCTTTCTTCTGTTGAAGAGGTAAATATTGATGCAGAAATGTTGTCAAACTATACAGAGCCTCCTTTGGTTTTACTTAGCTGGCTGCTAGAGCTTGCTAATATCAAATCATTGACAGTCTCTGCAAGTACTCTTCAG GTTCTCTCGCTAATTCCTGATTTACTGAAGGATAAGCTCACTTCCTTGTGTAACTTGAAGTCACTTAAAGTACAAATGAAACCACTTTCATATGGGTTATCCATGACACTGAGAACTGCCAAGTTACAGAAAGAATCTAAAGCAGGATCAGAACCATCTTCATCCATACCTGATGGAATAGTGGACT